The following is a genomic window from Bacteroidota bacterium.
AGATTCGTATTCTTTGCGCTCGACCAATTCATTCCGGAAATATTCAGCATGCTGCGCAGTTTTTCTGCTGTGAAGGGAAGAAACGGCTGACATAAAATGGAAAGATTCGCGCAGATCTGCAATGAAACATTGAGAATTGTTTTCACCCGCTCGGCATCCGGATTTTTCCACGGCTCGTTATCCGACAGATATTTATTTCCAACGCGCGCAAGATTCATCAGTTCCTGCTGTGCTTCACGGAATTTAAAATTTTCTATTGCCGCGCCTGTTTTTTCCGGAAATCTTGAAATTTCACCAAGCACATGAAGATCTTCTTTCGTGTACTGTTTTGCTTCGGGAACTTTTCCGTTATAATTTTTTTGTGTGAGCACCATCGTGCGGTGCACAAAATTGCTGAACACCGCAGCCAGTTCATTGTTCACACGCGCTTCGTAATCCGCCCAGGTAAAATCGCCGTCGCTTGTTTCGGGAGCAATTGCCGTAAGCACATAACGCAATTCATCCTGCTTACACGGCATTTCATTTAAATATTCATGCAGCCAGATCGCCCAGTTGCGCGAAGTGGAAATTTTTTGTCCTTCGAGATTTAAAAATTCATTCGCGGGAACATTGTCGGGCAAAATAAATTTTTCTTCGGGCGACAAATTTTCGTTGTAAGCCATGAGCATCGCCGGGAAAATCAAACAATGAAAAACAATATTGTCTTTGCCGATGAAGTGAATGAGTTTTGTTTCTTCCAGTTCATCCGAAGTTTTTCCTTTCACGCTCACCGGTGGAACTTTCCAGTATTTTTTCCAGTTATCACTTTTCGGTTTTCCACCGTAAGAAATTTTATTTCTTGTTTCCGGTTGTTCAAACCATTCTTTGCTCGCAGTGATGTAGCCGATGGGCGCATCGAACCACACGTACAACACTTTTCCGAAAGCTTCCGGCAGCGGAACTTTCACGCCCCAGTCGAGATCGCGTGTCATCGCGCGCGGATGCAAACCATCTTTCAGCCACGATTGACATTGGCCGGAAACATTTGCTTTCCATTCTTTGTGACTGTCAATATATTTTTGAAGTTGCGGCTGAAGTTTGTCGAGCGGCAGAAACCAGTTTTTAGTCGGGCGTTTAGTTGGTTTCGAACCGGACAATGTTGAATGCGGATTGATCAATTCTTCAGGAGAAAGTGAAGTGCCGCATTTTTCACACTGATCGCCATACGCATTTTCATTTTTACAATTCGGGCATGTACCAACGATGTAACGATCGGCGAGAAATTGTTTCGCCTCTTCGTCGTAATACTGTTCAGTGGTCTGCTCAGTAAAAATGTTTTTATCGTAAAGCGTTTTGAAAAAATCGCCGGCAACTTTGTGATGGATCGGGCGTGAAGTGCGTGAATAAATATCGAATTCAATTCCGAGATCATGGAAAGAATTTTTTATCACGCTGTAATATTTGTCAACGATCTGTTGCGGAGTCAAACCTTCCTTGCGCGCACGCAGCGTAATGGGAACACCATGTTCATCTGTTCCGCTCACAAACAAAACATCTTCACCTTTCGCGCGCAGGTAGCGCACGTAAATGTCCGAAGGCAGGTAGCATCCCGCAAGATGGCCAATGTGAATGGGGCCATTCGCATAAATGAGCGCGGCGGTTACGGTGTATCGTTTGGGTGAATTCATAAATGAGTGACGAAATTACTCATTTATA
Proteins encoded in this region:
- the metG gene encoding methionine--tRNA ligase, with amino-acid sequence MNSPKRYTVTAALIYANGPIHIGHLAGCYLPSDIYVRYLRAKGEDVLFVSGTDEHGVPITLRARKEGLTPQQIVDKYYSVIKNSFHDLGIEFDIYSRTSRPIHHKVAGDFFKTLYDKNIFTEQTTEQYYDEEAKQFLADRYIVGTCPNCKNENAYGDQCEKCGTSLSPEELINPHSTLSGSKPTKRPTKNWFLPLDKLQPQLQKYIDSHKEWKANVSGQCQSWLKDGLHPRAMTRDLDWGVKVPLPEAFGKVLYVWFDAPIGYITASKEWFEQPETRNKISYGGKPKSDNWKKYWKVPPVSVKGKTSDELEETKLIHFIGKDNIVFHCLIFPAMLMAYNENLSPEEKFILPDNVPANEFLNLEGQKISTSRNWAIWLHEYLNEMPCKQDELRYVLTAIAPETSDGDFTWADYEARVNNELAAVFSNFVHRTMVLTQKNYNGKVPEAKQYTKEDLHVLGEISRFPEKTGAAIENFKFREAQQELMNLARVGNKYLSDNEPWKNPDAERVKTILNVSLQICANLSILCQPFLPFTAEKLRSMLNISGMNWSSAKNTNLLTVGHQLNQPVMLFAKVDPELLKVQLNKLAEIKKAADADSKLNIQNSKPKIPVQKPETTFEDFSKQDIRIGTIIAAEKMPKSDKLLKLIVDTGIDQRTVLSGIAKYYSPENIIGQQVTILVNLAPRKMMGVESNGMILMAENEKGELSFVAPTEKNIGNGGMVK